Proteins encoded in a region of the Isosphaeraceae bacterium EP7 genome:
- a CDS encoding aminotransferase class V-fold PLP-dependent enzyme: protein MRSRRSFLVGATGLGLAAPAFAPAAMARLMEANNAAGQASPLELAQDEDYWAGIQRAFDIDRTLIYLNNGGCCPSPTHVLEQMIRDLKFTNEAPTYHMWRILDPRIETVRRELAREFGCDPEELAIKRNASEAMETLIFGIDMKRGDEVIVTDQNYPRMLSSWDQRARREGIVVKRISFDVPLPSPAHFVEQVEAAITEKTRVIEFPHVTNLSGQILPVREVADLAKRRGIELFIDGAHGFAHFPFTRDDLNCDYYGTSLHKWLLAPIGTGFLYVRKEKQVKIWPLMGADASLDGDVRKYEQIGTHPAANFNAIEVALTFHRGIGVARRAARIRYLRDRWAMRLREASDRVKLWTPIDDEKASCGIALVQIEGVDTGSLYGHLLSRYQIITSPTVHEQYEGIRITPNVYTTLREIDVFSEAMIEVIKNGIPVEKKSEPAKKRDVRQKDGTRNGRQLTKE, encoded by the coding sequence ATGCGTAGCCGTCGCTCGTTCCTTGTCGGGGCCACGGGCCTAGGCCTGGCCGCACCCGCGTTCGCTCCGGCCGCCATGGCCCGATTGATGGAGGCCAACAATGCCGCCGGGCAGGCCTCTCCCCTAGAACTGGCCCAGGATGAAGATTACTGGGCCGGCATCCAGCGTGCCTTCGACATCGACCGCACGCTGATCTATCTTAATAACGGCGGCTGCTGCCCGTCGCCGACGCACGTCCTCGAGCAGATGATCCGCGACCTCAAGTTCACCAACGAAGCACCCACATATCACATGTGGCGCATCCTCGACCCTCGGATCGAGACGGTCCGTCGCGAGCTGGCGCGCGAGTTCGGCTGCGACCCCGAAGAGCTGGCCATCAAGCGGAACGCGTCCGAGGCGATGGAGACCCTGATCTTCGGCATTGACATGAAGCGGGGTGACGAGGTCATCGTCACCGACCAGAATTACCCGCGAATGCTCAGCAGCTGGGACCAGCGAGCCCGTCGCGAAGGGATCGTCGTCAAACGCATCTCATTCGACGTCCCGCTGCCGTCGCCGGCCCACTTCGTTGAACAGGTTGAGGCGGCGATCACGGAGAAGACCCGGGTCATCGAATTCCCCCACGTCACTAACCTCTCGGGACAGATCCTCCCAGTGCGCGAGGTGGCCGACTTGGCGAAGAGGCGAGGCATCGAGCTTTTCATCGACGGTGCTCACGGATTCGCTCACTTCCCGTTCACACGCGATGACCTGAATTGCGACTACTATGGGACGAGCCTACACAAATGGCTCCTCGCACCGATCGGCACGGGATTCCTCTATGTTCGCAAGGAAAAGCAGGTCAAAATCTGGCCCTTGATGGGGGCCGATGCGTCGCTCGATGGCGACGTCCGGAAGTACGAGCAAATTGGCACGCATCCGGCGGCCAACTTCAACGCGATTGAAGTCGCCCTGACCTTTCACCGGGGGATTGGCGTCGCGCGTCGGGCGGCACGTATCCGCTACCTGCGCGACCGCTGGGCCATGCGGCTCCGAGAGGCTTCCGATCGGGTGAAGCTCTGGACGCCGATCGACGACGAGAAGGCTTCGTGCGGGATTGCGCTGGTCCAGATCGAGGGAGTGGACACCGGCAGCCTCTACGGTCATCTCCTGAGTAGATACCAGATCATCACAAGTCCCACTGTTCACGAGCAATACGAAGGAATACGGATTACCCCGAACGTGTATACCACGCTCCGGGAGATCGATGTCTTCTCTGAAGCGATGATCGAAGTAATTAAGAACGGCATCCCGGTTGAGAAGAAGTCGGAACCGGCCAAGAAACGCGATGTGAGACAGAAAGACGGCACGCGAAATGGTCGCCAACTTACAAAGGAATAG
- a CDS encoding IS3 family transposase (programmed frameshift) produces MPKGQRHTPEQIISKLREAEVKLAKGTAIAQACKDLAITEQTYYRWRKEYGGLKLDQAKRLKQLEGENARLKRLLADAELDKAILKEAAFGKILSPARRREAVEHVRGVLGPDRVSQRRACRVLGQCRSTQRRTPLVPDDEAALVERMVALAAEYGRYGYRRVAVLLRAEGFAVNHKRVERLWRREGLKVPQRQPKRGRLWLNEGSCVRIRPERKDHVWSYDFVQARTRDGRAFRMLNVIDEYTRECLAIDVSRRLKSDDVLERLSDLFVRRGVPEHIRSDNGPEFTAKAVRGWLGRVGVTTRYIEPGSPWENGYIESFNGKLSDELLDGEVFDTLLEAKVLIERWRVRYNTVRPHSSLGYRPPAPEAIVPWTAAAEALT; encoded by the exons ATGCCTAAGGGTCAGCGACACACGCCCGAGCAGATCATCAGCAAGCTCCGCGAGGCCGAGGTCAAGCTCGCCAAGGGCACCGCGATCGCACAGGCCTGCAAGGACCTGGCCATCACCGAGCAGACGTACTATCGGTGGCGCAAGGAGTATGGCGGCCTGAAGCTCGACCAGGCCAAGCGGCTCAAGCAACTGGAGGGCGAGAACGCGCGCCTCAAGAGGCTCTTGGCCGACGCCGAGCTGGACAAGGCGATCCTGAAGGAGGCGGCCT TCGGGAAAATCCTGAGCCCGGCGAGGCGGCGCGAGGCGGTCGAGCACGTGCGCGGCGTGCTCGGCCCGGACCGCGTCTCGCAGCGCCGGGCCTGCAGGGTGCTGGGGCAGTGCCGCTCGACCCAGCGGCGCACGCCCCTCGTGCCCGACGACGAGGCCGCGCTGGTAGAGCGGATGGTGGCCCTGGCCGCCGAGTACGGCCGGTACGGCTATCGCCGGGTCGCGGTGCTGCTGCGGGCCGAGGGATTCGCGGTGAACCACAAGCGCGTGGAGCGGCTCTGGCGGCGGGAGGGCCTGAAGGTGCCGCAACGGCAACCGAAGCGCGGGCGGCTGTGGCTGAACGAAGGGTCGTGCGTGCGGATCCGGCCCGAGCGCAAGGACCATGTCTGGAGCTACGACTTCGTGCAGGCGAGGACCCGCGACGGGCGGGCGTTCCGCATGCTGAACGTCATCGACGAGTACACCCGCGAGTGCCTGGCCATCGACGTGTCCAGGAGGCTGAAGTCCGACGACGTGCTGGAGCGGCTGTCGGACCTGTTCGTCCGCCGGGGCGTGCCGGAGCACATCCGCAGCGACAACGGGCCGGAGTTCACGGCGAAGGCCGTGCGCGGGTGGCTCGGGCGGGTCGGCGTGACGACGCGGTACATCGAGCCGGGGAGCCCGTGGGAGAACGGGTACATCGAGAGCTTCAACGGCAAGCTGTCGGACGAGCTGCTGGACGGGGAGGTGTTCGACACGCTGCTGGAGGCGAAGGTGCTCATCGAGCGGTGGCGGGTGCGGTACAACACCGTGCGGCCGCACAGCTCGCTCGGGTATCGGCCGCCGGCGCCGGAGGCGATCGTGCCATGGACGGCGGCGGCGGAGGCACTAACATAG
- a CDS encoding IS3 family transposase (programmed frameshift): MKKSKFTEEQIGFALRQAEAGTPVDQVCRKLGVSQATFFRWKQRFGGMGVGEVRRLRQLEEENRKLKQLVADLSLDKAMLQDVLSKKGLTPARRRDVVAGLQAAYRVSERRACSAMDFPRASHRYVSRRDPQGPLRVRLRDLAGARVRYGYRRLHVLLRREGWQVNHKRTYRLYAEEGLAVRRKAPRRHASSQVRAARAAAEAPDRIWAMDFVSDALSDGRRFRILTVVDTYTREALAARADARFTGDQVVRVLEGLVAERGVPGSIRVDNGPEFVGRSLDLWAYFNGVTLDFSRPGKPTDNAFIESFNGRLRQECLSPSWFLCLEDARVKIEAWRASYNKDHPHSALGYLAPGEFAASKAREQGPKIPAKLSL; this comes from the exons ATGAAGAAGAGCAAGTTCACCGAGGAGCAGATCGGCTTCGCCCTGAGGCAGGCCGAGGCCGGCACGCCGGTCGATCAGGTGTGCCGCAAATTGGGCGTGAGCCAGGCCACGTTTTTCCGATGGAAGCAACGCTTCGGCGGCATGGGCGTCGGCGAGGTGAGGCGGTTGCGGCAGCTCGAGGAGGAGAACCGCAAGCTCAAGCAGCTGGTCGCCGACCTGAGCCTGGACAAGGCCATGCTCCAGGACGTCCTGTCAAAAAAAG GTCTGACCCCGGCCCGGCGCCGCGACGTCGTCGCGGGCCTGCAGGCCGCCTACCGGGTGAGCGAGCGCCGGGCCTGCTCGGCGATGGACTTCCCGCGGGCGAGCCATCGCTACGTCAGCCGACGCGACCCGCAGGGCCCCCTGCGGGTCCGCCTGCGCGACCTGGCCGGGGCACGCGTCCGGTACGGCTACCGCCGGCTCCACGTCCTGCTCCGCCGCGAGGGCTGGCAGGTCAACCACAAGCGGACCTACCGACTCTACGCCGAGGAGGGCCTGGCCGTGCGGCGCAAGGCCCCGCGGCGGCACGCCAGCTCTCAGGTGCGGGCGGCGCGGGCCGCCGCCGAGGCACCCGACCGCATCTGGGCGATGGACTTCGTCAGCGACGCACTCTCGGATGGCCGTCGGTTCCGCATCCTGACCGTCGTGGATACCTACACCCGCGAGGCCCTGGCCGCCCGGGCCGACGCACGATTCACCGGCGACCAGGTCGTCCGGGTCCTGGAGGGGCTGGTCGCCGAGCGGGGCGTGCCGGGGAGCATCCGCGTGGACAACGGGCCGGAGTTCGTCGGGCGGTCGCTCGACCTGTGGGCCTACTTCAACGGCGTAACGCTGGATTTCAGCCGGCCGGGGAAGCCGACGGACAACGCCTTCATCGAATCGTTCAACGGCCGCCTGCGCCAGGAGTGCCTCTCGCCGAGCTGGTTCTTGTGCCTGGAGGACGCCCGGGTGAAGATCGAGGCGTGGCGAGCGAGCTACAACAAGGACCACCCGCACAGCGCCCTGGGCTACCTGGCCCCCGGGGAATTCGCCGCATCCAAGGCCAGGGAGCAAGGGCCGAAGATCCCAGCGAAACTCTCGTTATGA
- a CDS encoding site-specific integrase: protein MASLQDRNGTFRFIFRFRGKQHFVLIGKVSPEEAKAKAAYVDYLLLRLKQRLIDLPPGVDIVAFLQFDGRPPEGDVAKTVARALTLGKLRDRSLAARGEGREASTIKTGRIHFKHLVATLGESLLLAELTQSDLQRHIARRAKLGISATTIRKEVTTLRTAWHWAMDVGELTGEYPNKGLIYPKEDELPPYQTREEIERQVAAGSQTPDEVDALWEALYLRTHEIAELLAYVRENARHTWIYPLFCMAAHTGARRSELLAMRVADVDFEGGGVTIREKKRLKGKRSTRRAPLTPLLSEALREWLKVHPGGPTLFCHAAEVERSKKRSRTTGHKSGEDRPSSLMGRGATVERRGEVAPSSLTTDESQSHFRTTVKGSKWEVLKGLHTLRHSMISCLAAAGIDQRIIDDIVGHTSPEMQRRYRHLTPALKTQAVASVFGQGSLDRPVTPPRAGEAGRAAGSGGAPDG, encoded by the coding sequence GTGGCCAGCCTCCAAGATCGTAACGGCACCTTCCGCTTCATCTTCCGCTTCCGCGGCAAGCAGCACTTCGTCCTCATCGGCAAGGTCTCCCCCGAGGAGGCGAAGGCCAAGGCCGCCTACGTCGATTACCTGCTCCTCCGACTCAAGCAGCGGCTCATCGACCTGCCGCCCGGCGTGGACATCGTCGCCTTCCTCCAGTTCGACGGCAGGCCGCCCGAGGGCGATGTTGCCAAGACTGTTGCCAGGGCCCTCACCCTGGGGAAGCTCCGCGACCGGTCCCTGGCCGCGCGGGGCGAGGGGCGGGAGGCGAGCACCATCAAGACGGGCCGCATCCACTTCAAGCACCTGGTGGCCACGCTCGGCGAGTCCCTCCTGCTGGCCGAGCTGACGCAGTCGGACCTCCAGCGGCACATCGCGCGGCGGGCCAAGCTCGGGATCTCGGCCACCACGATCCGCAAGGAGGTCACCACGCTGCGGACCGCCTGGCACTGGGCGATGGACGTGGGCGAGCTGACCGGCGAGTACCCCAACAAGGGGCTGATCTACCCGAAGGAGGACGAGCTGCCCCCCTACCAGACCCGCGAGGAGATCGAGCGGCAGGTGGCGGCGGGCAGCCAGACGCCCGATGAAGTGGACGCCCTCTGGGAGGCGCTCTATCTGAGGACTCATGAGATCGCCGAGTTGCTGGCTTACGTTCGAGAGAATGCCCGGCACACCTGGATCTACCCGCTGTTCTGCATGGCCGCCCACACGGGGGCCCGGAGGTCGGAGCTGCTGGCCATGCGGGTGGCGGACGTCGATTTCGAGGGTGGCGGGGTGACAATCCGCGAGAAGAAGCGACTCAAGGGGAAACGCTCGACCCGCCGCGCCCCGCTGACCCCCCTGCTGTCCGAGGCCCTGCGCGAATGGCTGAAGGTCCACCCCGGGGGCCCGACGCTGTTCTGTCACGCAGCGGAGGTCGAGCGGAGCAAGAAGCGGAGCCGGACGACCGGCCACAAGAGCGGCGAAGACAGACCATCGTCCCTGATGGGCCGGGGCGCAACTGTCGAGCGACGTGGCGAGGTGGCGCCCTCGTCGCTGACGACCGACGAGAGCCAGTCGCACTTCCGCACGACCGTCAAGGGGTCGAAGTGGGAGGTCCTGAAGGGGCTGCACACGTTGCGGCACTCGATGATCTCGTGCCTGGCCGCCGCCGGGATCGACCAGCGGATCATCGACGACATCGTCGGTCACACCAGCCCGGAGATGCAGAGACGGTATCGTCATCTGACCCCGGCCCTGAAGACGCAGGCGGTCGCCTCGGTCTTCGGGCAGGGGTCATTGGATCGACCGGTCACGCCCCCACGAGCCGGGGAAGCAGGCCGTGCTGCCGGTAGCGGAGGAGCTCCGGATGGCTGA
- a CDS encoding helix-turn-helix domain-containing protein codes for MASKPLRHPEMDRVTVADLLHALADPTRLAIVFELSRSESGLNCSETVSRVGVPLPKSTCSQHYQILRESGLIRCERRGVELTSHLRREELSAHFPGLLDAILHAHRKAKPPA; via the coding sequence ATGGCATCCAAGCCGCTGCGGCACCCCGAGATGGACCGGGTCACGGTCGCGGACCTGCTCCACGCGCTGGCGGACCCGACGCGGCTGGCGATCGTCTTCGAGCTGAGCCGCAGCGAGTCGGGCCTGAACTGCTCCGAGACGGTGAGCCGTGTGGGTGTGCCGCTGCCCAAGTCCACTTGCTCGCAGCACTACCAGATCCTCCGCGAGTCGGGCCTGATCCGCTGCGAGCGCCGGGGGGTCGAGCTGACCAGTCACCTCCGCCGAGAAGAGCTCTCCGCCCACTTCCCCGGCCTCCTCGACGCGATCCTCCACGCCCACCGCAAAGCCAAGCCCCCCGCCTGA
- a CDS encoding alkene reductase, giving the protein MSRLSEPVQIGEFRLPNRVVMAPLTRARAGAERIPNALMAEYYRQRATAGLILSEATSVTPMGVGYADTPGIWSDEQVEGWKLITEAVHEAGGLILLQLWHVGRISDPMFLDGQLPVAPSAIAAKGHVSLVRPIKPFVTPRALDRDEIPGVLAAYRKGAENAQKAGFDGVELHGANGYLLDQFLQDGSNTRTDDYGGPIENRARLMLEAVDAAVEVWGPGRVGLHLAPRGDMHGTGDSNLAATFGFVAREAGRRKIAFLCSREALGPDRLGPALKAAFGGAYIANEGFTPEAAERVIEAGEADAVAFGKLFIANPDLPERLFKGTPLNEPIPTTFYAPGPVGYIDYPALGQSVGVAS; this is encoded by the coding sequence ATGTCCAGACTTTCGGAGCCGGTTCAGATCGGCGAGTTCCGCCTGCCGAACCGCGTGGTCATGGCCCCCTTGACGCGGGCCAGGGCGGGGGCGGAGCGGATTCCCAATGCGCTGATGGCCGAGTATTACAGGCAGCGGGCCACGGCCGGCCTGATTCTCAGCGAGGCCACGTCGGTCACGCCGATGGGCGTCGGGTATGCCGACACGCCGGGGATCTGGTCGGACGAGCAGGTTGAGGGGTGGAAGCTCATCACCGAGGCCGTGCACGAGGCAGGGGGCCTGATCCTGCTCCAGCTCTGGCACGTCGGCCGCATCTCCGACCCGATGTTCCTGGACGGCCAGCTCCCGGTGGCCCCCAGCGCCATCGCCGCGAAGGGGCACGTCAGCCTGGTCCGGCCGATCAAGCCGTTCGTCACCCCCAGGGCGCTGGATCGCGACGAGATCCCGGGGGTGCTGGCGGCCTATCGCAAGGGGGCCGAGAACGCCCAGAAGGCGGGCTTCGACGGCGTCGAGCTGCACGGAGCCAACGGCTACCTGCTCGACCAGTTCCTCCAGGACGGCTCGAACACGCGAACCGACGACTACGGCGGGCCGATCGAGAACCGGGCGAGGCTGATGCTCGAGGCCGTCGACGCGGCCGTTGAGGTCTGGGGGCCGGGGCGGGTCGGCTTGCACCTGGCACCCCGGGGCGACATGCACGGGACGGGCGATTCCAACCTGGCGGCGACGTTCGGGTTTGTCGCCCGCGAGGCCGGCCGGCGTAAGATCGCGTTCCTCTGCTCCCGCGAGGCGCTGGGGCCCGACCGGCTGGGTCCGGCCCTGAAGGCGGCGTTCGGCGGGGCTTACATCGCCAACGAAGGCTTCACTCCCGAGGCCGCCGAGCGGGTCATCGAGGCGGGCGAGGCCGACGCAGTGGCCTTCGGCAAGCTGTTCATCGCCAATCCCGACCTTCCCGAGCGGCTGTTCAAGGGGACTCCGCTCAACGAGCCGATCCCCACCACGTTCTACGCGCCTGGGCCGGTCGGTTATATAGATTACCCCGCGTTGGGGCAGTCCGTTGGCGTCGCCTCCTGA
- a CDS encoding aldo/keto reductase: MEYRQLGGSGFKVPELTFGTATFGGGTDFFKAWGSSDAAGATKLVDICLDAGLTMFDTADIYSYGKAEEILGAAIKGRRDKVLISTKGTFRHGEGPNDAGSSRYHITRAVEGSLKRLGTDHIELYQLHGFDALTPPEEILGTLDDLVRAGKILYVGVSNFSGWQLMKSLAVAEKYNLPRYVANQTYYSLIGRDYEWELMPLGLDQKLGALVWSPLGWGRLTGKIRRGQPLPETSRLKNQAVIDNGPPLEDEYVYKVVDALDEVAKETGKNVPQVALNWLLRRPTVSSLIIGARDEEQLRQNLGAVGWSLTPEQVAKLDAASVTKMAYPYWHQEGYRERNPAPV, encoded by the coding sequence GTGGAATACAGACAACTTGGCGGGTCGGGCTTCAAGGTGCCCGAGCTGACCTTCGGCACGGCGACCTTCGGCGGCGGCACCGACTTCTTCAAGGCCTGGGGATCGAGCGACGCGGCGGGCGCCACGAAGCTCGTCGACATCTGCCTCGACGCCGGCCTGACGATGTTCGACACGGCCGACATCTACTCCTACGGCAAGGCCGAGGAGATCCTGGGCGCGGCAATCAAGGGGCGGCGTGACAAGGTCCTGATCTCCACCAAGGGGACGTTCCGGCACGGCGAAGGGCCGAACGACGCGGGCTCGTCCAGGTACCACATCACCCGGGCCGTCGAGGGGAGCCTGAAGCGGCTGGGCACCGACCACATCGAGCTGTACCAGCTGCATGGGTTCGACGCGCTGACCCCGCCCGAGGAGATCCTGGGTACGCTCGATGACCTGGTCCGCGCCGGCAAAATTCTCTACGTCGGCGTGTCCAACTTCTCGGGCTGGCAGCTGATGAAGTCGCTGGCCGTGGCCGAGAAGTACAACCTGCCGCGGTACGTGGCCAACCAGACGTACTACTCGCTGATCGGCCGCGACTACGAGTGGGAGCTGATGCCGCTGGGGCTCGACCAGAAGCTGGGGGCCTTGGTCTGGAGCCCGCTGGGATGGGGACGGCTCACCGGCAAGATCCGCCGCGGCCAGCCGCTGCCGGAGACCAGCCGCCTGAAGAACCAGGCGGTCATCGACAACGGGCCGCCGCTGGAAGACGAGTACGTCTACAAGGTGGTCGACGCACTTGACGAGGTGGCCAAGGAGACGGGCAAGAACGTCCCGCAGGTCGCCCTGAACTGGCTCCTGCGGCGGCCGACCGTCTCGTCGCTGATCATCGGCGCCCGCGACGAGGAGCAGCTCAGGCAGAACCTGGGCGCGGTGGGCTGGTCGCTCACCCCCGAGCAGGTGGCCAAGCTCGACGCCGCCAGCGTCACCAAGATGGCCTATCCCTACTGGCATCAGGAAGGCTACCGCGAGCGTAACCCCGCCCCGGTCTGA
- a CDS encoding alkaline phosphatase family protein, translating into MTYSRSASSMALALTLGLAAFCSTPAAAAEPKPAANAVLVTADGLRWQEVFRGADEALINKEDGGVVDVKEVRRKFWRDTPEARREALMPFFWSTIAGQGQLFGNDDKKSPAHVTNGMHFSYPGYNELLTGSADPRIDTNDKVLNPNVSVLEWLNGKPEFRGKVTAAGSWDLFPYILNAGRSGLPVNAGWEPIAGDSLDETQKTLNLMMGRVRRDWHDCRDDAFTFPVALDQIARLKPRVAYISYGDTDEHAHQGRYDLYLDAIHEFDADMKQLWEELQGKPHYAGSTSLLMTTDHGRGDAPKGWRDHGSKTPKSEKIWVVGLGPLTPPLGERRDVPAVTQSQIASTVAALVGEDYRAAAPKAAPPIADLVRGGGANASR; encoded by the coding sequence GTGACCTACTCCCGATCCGCATCGTCGATGGCCCTCGCCCTGACCCTCGGGCTCGCGGCCTTCTGCTCCACGCCCGCGGCCGCCGCCGAGCCCAAGCCGGCCGCCAACGCGGTGCTCGTCACCGCCGACGGCCTGCGCTGGCAGGAAGTCTTCCGGGGGGCCGACGAGGCCCTGATCAACAAGGAAGACGGGGGCGTCGTCGACGTCAAGGAGGTGAGGCGCAAGTTCTGGCGCGACACGCCGGAGGCCAGGCGCGAGGCCCTGATGCCGTTCTTCTGGTCGACCATCGCGGGCCAGGGGCAGCTCTTCGGCAACGACGACAAGAAGAGCCCGGCGCATGTCACCAACGGGATGCACTTCTCCTACCCGGGCTACAACGAGCTGCTCACCGGGTCGGCCGACCCTCGCATCGACACCAATGACAAGGTCCTCAACCCGAACGTCAGCGTCCTGGAATGGCTCAACGGCAAGCCCGAGTTCCGCGGCAAGGTGACCGCGGCGGGCTCGTGGGACCTCTTCCCCTACATCCTCAACGCGGGCCGCAGCGGCCTGCCGGTCAACGCGGGCTGGGAGCCGATCGCGGGCGACTCGCTGGACGAGACGCAGAAGACCCTGAACCTGATGATGGGCCGGGTCAGGCGCGACTGGCACGACTGCCGAGATGACGCCTTCACGTTCCCGGTGGCCCTGGACCAGATCGCCCGCCTTAAGCCGAGGGTGGCCTACATCAGCTACGGCGACACCGACGAGCACGCGCACCAAGGGCGCTATGACCTCTACCTGGACGCCATCCACGAGTTCGACGCGGACATGAAGCAGCTCTGGGAAGAGCTCCAGGGCAAGCCCCACTATGCGGGCTCGACCTCGCTGCTGATGACGACCGACCACGGCCGCGGCGACGCCCCCAAGGGCTGGCGCGACCACGGGTCGAAGACGCCCAAGTCGGAGAAGATCTGGGTGGTGGGGCTCGGGCCGCTGACTCCCCCCCTGGGCGAGCGCCGGGATGTGCCGGCGGTGACCCAGAGCCAGATCGCCTCGACCGTCGCGGCGCTGGTGGGCGAGGACTACCGCGCGGCCGCGCCGAAGGCCGCGCCGCCGATCGCCGACCTGGTGCGCGGGGGCGGGGCTAACGCTTCCCGCTGA
- a CDS encoding STAS domain-containing protein, with amino-acid sequence MVSSAKSRIPEIVRKHADSLIEEWIKGQLAGGRINEAELRQQCRTFLGQLLEGTEAGGDFEDVSGQAWDGMRELLAEVSESRSLKGFSPSETATFVFSFKRPFFTRLRRELAKDSDVLAEETWRATTLLDQLGLFTTEAYQTTREAVINRQQQEMLELSTPVVKLWDGILALPIIGTLDSARTQVVMETLLQTIVAHSAEIAIIDITGVPTVDTLVAQHLIKTVTAARLMGADCIISGIRPQIAQTIVHLGVDLTGVTTKATMADALSLALKRRGLSVSRAAAAAK; translated from the coding sequence ATGGTCTCCAGTGCCAAGAGCCGGATCCCCGAGATCGTGCGGAAGCACGCGGATTCGCTGATCGAGGAGTGGATCAAGGGGCAACTGGCCGGGGGCCGGATCAACGAGGCGGAGCTGCGGCAGCAGTGCCGGACCTTCCTCGGGCAGTTGCTCGAAGGGACCGAGGCGGGGGGCGACTTCGAGGACGTCTCCGGCCAAGCCTGGGACGGGATGCGCGAGCTGCTCGCGGAGGTCTCCGAGTCCAGGAGCCTGAAGGGGTTCAGCCCGTCGGAGACGGCGACGTTCGTCTTCTCGTTCAAGCGCCCCTTCTTCACCCGGCTGAGGCGCGAGCTGGCCAAGGACTCCGACGTGCTGGCCGAGGAGACCTGGCGGGCCACAACCCTGCTCGACCAGCTCGGCCTGTTCACCACCGAGGCATACCAGACGACGCGCGAGGCGGTGATCAACCGCCAGCAGCAGGAGATGCTCGAGCTGTCGACGCCCGTGGTGAAGCTCTGGGACGGCATCCTGGCCTTGCCGATCATCGGCACCCTGGACAGCGCCCGGACTCAGGTCGTGATGGAGACGCTGCTCCAGACGATCGTGGCCCACTCGGCGGAGATCGCCATCATCGACATCACCGGGGTTCCGACGGTGGACACCCTGGTGGCGCAGCACCTGATCAAGACGGTGACGGCGGCCCGCCTGATGGGGGCCGACTGCATCATCAGCGGGATCAGGCCGCAGATCGCGCAGACGATCGTCCACCTTGGCGTCGACCTGACCGGCGTGACGACCAAGGCCACGATGGCCGACGCGCTGAGCCTGGCACTGAAGCGTCGCGGACTCTCGGTCAGCCGTGCCGCCGCCGCAGCCAAATGA
- a CDS encoding STAS domain-containing protein, producing the protein MERIPILRMGNLLLVTIQVDMHDRLALTLQDDLMASISVNGARGVIIDISAMDMVDSFIGRMIADIAGMARILDAETVVVGMQPAVAITLVELGLSLDGVRTALDLERGMTYLREALAVDEPEAADGVGED; encoded by the coding sequence GTGGAACGGATCCCGATCCTGCGGATGGGCAACCTGCTGCTCGTGACCATCCAGGTTGACATGCACGACCGCCTGGCCCTGACGCTCCAGGACGACCTGATGGCCAGCATCAGCGTCAACGGGGCCAGGGGTGTGATCATCGACATCTCGGCGATGGACATGGTCGACTCATTTATCGGTCGGATGATCGCCGACATCGCCGGGATGGCCCGGATCCTCGACGCCGAGACGGTGGTGGTGGGGATGCAGCCTGCGGTGGCGATCACGCTGGTCGAGCTGGGGCTCTCGCTCGACGGCGTGCGGACCGCGCTCGACCTCGAACGGGGGATGACGTACCTGCGGGAGGCGCTCGCGGTCGACGAGCCGGAGGCCGCCGATGGCGTCGGTGAAGACTGA